The proteins below are encoded in one region of Pseudophryne corroboree isolate aPseCor3 chromosome 8, aPseCor3.hap2, whole genome shotgun sequence:
- the B3GALT4 gene encoding beta-1,3-galactosyltransferase 4, which yields MRPAVAVCLRLFPFHRRRWPVLVLFFSLSLLIIYIVSGYLEERLSQTLPIFYSTPSDLSSSRLLNVPVPPLLLSPVKACLPPPFLLILVTSAPSHRDRRDAIRQTWGSLSSSTSSASLTLFVLAVPKSPAERAALVHEAVTHRDIIQANFTDSYQNLTLKTLTGLSWALGKCQEAQYLLKTDDDVFINAVALSKFLREQNGLLYLGRVHWHVSPDRDPESRHYTSQELYAGDHFPPYCSGTAYVLSQAAAGHILQEAGIGPWPTVEDVYVGILARAAGIAPRHTARLSGSMAIPHYSCCYQTMFSTHGLSPRSMQEAWNMLKEADNHWCPPFTMLFCKLLGRG from the coding sequence ATGCGCCCAGCTGTTGCTGTATGCCTGCGCTTGTTTCCGTTCCACCGGCGGCGCTGGCCTGTCCTTGTCTTGTTCTTCTCGCTCTCTTTGCTAATTATCTACATCGTCTCTGGCTATCTAGAAGAGCGATTGTCTCAGACACTTCCCATTTTCTACTCCACTCCATCCGATCTTTCTTCATCTCGACTTTTAAATGTTCCTGTCCCTCCATTACTACTCTCCCCTGTCAAGGCTTGCTtgcctcccccattcctcctcattTTAGTTACCAGTGCGCCTTCCCACAGAGACAGGAGGGATGCGATCCGCCAGACGTGGGGGAGTCTCTCTTCTTCCACCTCCTCCGCTTCGCTCACCCTGTTCGTCCTGGCGGTTCCGAAGTCGCCAGCAGAAAGAGCCGCACTGGTGCACGAAGCAGTGACCCACAGGGACATCATCCAGGCCAACTTCACCGACTCTTACCAGAACTTGACGCTTAAAACCCTGACGGGGTTGTCTTGGGCACTTGGGAAATGCCAAGAGGCTCAGTACTTGCTCAAGACGGATGATGATGTCTTCATCAACGCGGTGGCCTTGTCAAAGTTTCTGCGGGAACAGAACGGACTCCTGTACCTGGGCCGAGTTCACTGGCATGTTAGCCCCGACCGGGACCCAGAGAGCCGTCATTACACCTCACAGGAACTATACGCAGGTGACCATTTTCCACCCTATTGCAGTGGCACCGCCTACGTGTTGTCTCAGGCAGCTGCTGGACACATCTTGCAAGAGGCCGGGATTGGCCCCTGGCCTACAGTTGAGGATGTTTATGTTGGCATCTTGGCTCGGGCAGCTGGGATTGCTCCACGGCACACTGCTAGATTGTCGGGTTCAATGGCCATTCCACATTACAGCTGCTGTTACCAAACCATGTTCAGCACCCACGGACTCTCTCCCCGCAGCATGCAGGAGGCCTGGAACATGCTGAAGGAGGCGGACAATCACTGGTGTCCCCCATTTACCATGCTCTTCTGTAAATTGCTTGGGCGGGGGTGA